From Arthrobacter sp. FW306-2-2C-D06B, a single genomic window includes:
- a CDS encoding cupin domain-containing protein, translating to MSETATEYRTEGDNSTYAQPDGKVIPVVTRAGEEDTNTAQSGDCVRVSGVSIQHTPATKIWFGQVSNVPGYRSLPHHHGEAETGGYVLRGHGRIYFGENYSEFLDMKTGDWVFVPPFMPHVEANMSVTEELVWLTARTPENLVVNLEDVADETLADFRRA from the coding sequence ATGAGCGAAACCGCCACCGAATACCGAACCGAAGGCGACAACTCCACCTACGCCCAGCCCGACGGCAAAGTGATTCCGGTCGTCACGCGCGCCGGCGAAGAGGATACCAACACGGCCCAGTCCGGCGATTGCGTTCGCGTCTCGGGCGTCAGCATCCAGCACACGCCGGCCACCAAGATCTGGTTCGGGCAGGTCTCCAACGTTCCCGGCTATCGTTCCTTGCCGCACCACCATGGCGAAGCGGAAACCGGCGGCTACGTGCTCCGCGGCCACGGACGCATCTATTTCGGCGAGAACTACTCCGAATTCCTGGACATGAAGACCGGCGACTGGGTATTCGTCCCGCCGTTCATGCCACACGTCGAGGCCAACATGTCCGTCACCGAAGAACTCGTGTGGCTGACCGCGCGCACCCCGGAGAACCTCGTGGTCAACCTCGAAGACGTTGCCGACGAGACCCTAGCAGACTTCCGCAGGGCCTGA
- a CDS encoding AMP-binding protein: MTMLRSAHVDTFTRDHLPPAGTWPTLEFTLPELQYPATLNAAAALIDDAVANHGAGRPALRTPDGAVWTYGELQQRANQVAQVLTEDLAVVPGNRVMLRGPNNPWIVAAWLGVLKAGAVVVTTMPMLRSSEVGTLISLTRPTVAISDHRFMDELLTAVGEDTIVLSYGSDDAGDLASRCAAKSGEFAAVPTSADDVALLGPTSGTTGTPKITMHFHRDILANADTFARHILQPTADDVFAGSPPLAFTFGLGGLVVFPLRFGASSLLTERATPVELAESAAAAGATILFTAPTAYRAILKEGRGSLLRKLRVAVSAGEHLPKETWEAVQAATGLRLVNGIGATELLHVFISASGDDIRPGTTGRAVPGYRAAILDDEGLELGPGQLGRLAVIGPTGCRYLDDPRQANYVVNGWNVTGDTFTKDEDGYFTYQARSDNMIVSSGYNIGAPEVETAIDLHPDVVENAVIGRPDEARGSVVCAFIVLSEGVRGDDAKRKEIQDFVKRTIAPYKYPRDIRFVDELPRNPSGKLQHFKLRDRINNDPEQLAGAGLGQA; this comes from the coding sequence ATGACAATGTTGAGATCAGCCCACGTGGACACCTTCACCCGCGACCATTTGCCACCGGCCGGCACGTGGCCGACCCTCGAATTCACCCTGCCGGAACTCCAGTACCCGGCGACGCTCAACGCAGCAGCGGCGCTCATTGACGACGCCGTCGCAAACCATGGTGCCGGACGCCCCGCGCTGCGAACCCCCGACGGCGCGGTCTGGACTTACGGTGAACTGCAGCAGCGGGCCAACCAAGTCGCCCAGGTCCTCACCGAAGACCTCGCAGTGGTACCCGGCAACCGCGTCATGCTGCGCGGACCGAACAATCCCTGGATTGTCGCGGCCTGGCTTGGCGTGCTCAAAGCCGGAGCCGTCGTTGTCACCACCATGCCGATGCTGCGTTCCAGCGAAGTCGGCACGCTTATCAGCCTCACACGTCCCACCGTAGCCATCTCCGACCACCGGTTCATGGACGAACTGCTCACGGCCGTAGGAGAGGACACCATTGTCCTCTCCTACGGATCCGACGACGCCGGCGACCTCGCGTCCCGCTGTGCCGCCAAGAGCGGCGAGTTCGCTGCCGTGCCGACCTCCGCCGACGACGTCGCGCTGCTCGGCCCGACGTCGGGCACCACGGGCACGCCCAAGATCACCATGCATTTCCACCGGGACATCCTCGCGAACGCCGACACTTTTGCCCGCCATATTCTGCAGCCAACCGCCGACGACGTGTTTGCCGGTTCACCACCCCTCGCCTTCACGTTCGGTCTCGGTGGGCTGGTGGTCTTCCCCCTGCGCTTCGGCGCATCCTCGCTGCTGACAGAACGGGCCACCCCCGTGGAACTTGCCGAGAGTGCTGCAGCTGCCGGGGCCACCATCCTGTTCACCGCGCCCACTGCGTACCGGGCCATCCTCAAGGAAGGCCGCGGATCGTTGCTCCGCAAGCTCCGGGTAGCGGTCTCGGCGGGCGAACACTTGCCCAAGGAAACGTGGGAGGCAGTTCAAGCAGCCACAGGGCTCCGGCTCGTCAATGGCATCGGAGCCACCGAATTGTTGCATGTGTTCATTTCCGCGTCCGGGGACGACATCCGGCCCGGCACCACCGGACGGGCCGTGCCCGGGTACAGGGCAGCCATCCTCGACGACGAGGGCCTGGAACTAGGACCCGGGCAGCTTGGGCGGCTCGCCGTCATCGGCCCTACCGGATGCCGCTACCTGGACGACCCGCGGCAAGCGAATTATGTGGTCAACGGCTGGAACGTCACCGGCGATACCTTCACGAAAGACGAGGACGGGTACTTCACGTATCAGGCCCGGTCGGACAACATGATCGTTTCCTCCGGCTACAACATCGGCGCCCCCGAGGTGGAAACCGCCATCGACCTGCACCCGGACGTGGTGGAGAATGCCGTCATCGGCCGGCCCGACGAGGCACGCGGCAGTGTCGTCTGCGCGTTCATCGTCCTGAGCGAAGGCGTCAGGGGCGATGACGCGAAGCGCAAGGAAATCCAGGACTTCGTCAAACGGACGATCGCCCCCTACAAGTACCCGCGGGACATCCGGTTCGTCGATGAACTTCCCCGCAATCCCAGCGGCAAGCTGCAGCATTTCAAGCTGCGCGACCGTATCAACAACGACCCCGAACAGCTTGCCGGCGCAGGCCTGGGCCAGGCCTGA
- a CDS encoding acyl-CoA thioesterase — MSTGILTSETFLKAIELTAVPAQIHDEAYEATSQYVPWPKAYGGDMVAQAAAAMMRSVDADRSLHSMHSYFMRPVEIGATVRYEVERLRDGRGYSTRSVRGHQNGKTVYAAMGSFQVPEDGPDFQPEAPTAVEPESLRSAAEVLQGVEGPAAEYWSSKRSFDMRHIPGPVYLQVEGDSVPHQAIWVKAFEQLPDAGDDHATADLHRAALAYVCDYTILEPLLRVNGLHWSSPGLATASLDHSMWFHRDGRADDWVLYAQEAVSGQSNRGLATGRFFDRQGRLLATVAQEGMIRAGS; from the coding sequence ATGTCCACTGGAATCCTGACCTCGGAGACGTTCCTCAAGGCCATCGAACTGACGGCCGTCCCCGCCCAGATCCACGACGAAGCCTACGAAGCCACGTCGCAGTACGTTCCGTGGCCCAAGGCTTACGGCGGAGACATGGTGGCCCAGGCCGCCGCAGCGATGATGCGCTCGGTGGACGCCGACCGCTCGCTGCATTCCATGCACAGCTACTTCATGCGCCCAGTGGAGATCGGGGCAACGGTCCGCTACGAGGTTGAACGCCTCCGCGACGGCCGCGGATACTCGACCCGAAGCGTGCGGGGCCACCAGAACGGCAAGACCGTGTACGCCGCGATGGGCTCCTTCCAAGTGCCCGAAGACGGCCCGGACTTCCAGCCGGAGGCGCCTACCGCCGTCGAACCCGAATCCCTGCGCAGCGCCGCCGAGGTGCTACAGGGGGTCGAGGGGCCGGCTGCCGAGTACTGGTCCTCGAAGCGCAGCTTCGACATGCGACATATTCCCGGACCGGTATATCTGCAGGTCGAAGGCGATTCTGTGCCGCATCAGGCAATCTGGGTGAAAGCCTTCGAGCAATTGCCCGACGCCGGTGACGATCACGCGACGGCAGATCTGCACCGGGCCGCGCTGGCATACGTCTGCGACTACACCATCCTTGAGCCTCTGCTCCGGGTGAACGGGCTCCACTGGTCCAGCCCCGGACTTGCCACGGCCAGCCTGGACCACTCCATGTGGTTCCACCGGGACGGCCGCGCGGATGACTGGGTCCTGTACGCCCAGGAGGCCGTGTCCGGACAAAGCAACAGGGGGCTGGCCACGGGCCGTTTCTTTGACAGGCAAGGACGCCTGCTGGCAACGGTTGCCCAGGAAGGCATGATCCGCGCCGGCTCCTGA
- a CDS encoding amino acid permease gives MSHSFDLIKNRERGLKRELTSPQLTMIALGGAIGTGLFLGSKFAISFAGPSVLLSYAIGGLIAVMLMGALAEMTVAHSTTGSFGAFAEYYISPLAGFLVKYLYWSCVVLAVGTEVLAIGDYMKLWFPGVPPLVWILLFAGVLIAVNMFNVKAFGTLEYWFSSIKVFAILGFILLAAILVFGKREAGYGIHNYTAEGGFFPNGVSGMWVAVIVAIFSYLSVEMIAIAAGEAKDPGTAVKKAFKVTVFRLFLFYILTLALILAIAPVSQILAGNSPFVTVMQVIGIPFADSVINVVVIVAALSAMNSQLYISTRMMFSLSRAGQAPAVFGRLHKNGSPVNALILCTGGIAVAACVYALNPESGFTFMMALSMFGAMATWLMIFVTHLAFRRAAKRDGTALSYKLRLYPAASWAGAILMVAIMVTTLFVEAFRMTLIFGVPFALGIVILYFVLKKGRRGSASGTAESDADGSATGTAGGSAVVGSDFDGDRKLEGAANS, from the coding sequence ATGTCACACAGCTTCGACCTGATTAAAAACCGCGAACGCGGACTCAAGCGCGAACTCACCAGCCCACAGTTGACCATGATCGCGCTGGGCGGCGCGATCGGCACTGGGCTTTTCCTCGGAAGCAAGTTCGCCATATCTTTCGCCGGACCCAGCGTCCTGCTGAGTTATGCGATCGGTGGCCTGATCGCCGTGATGCTGATGGGCGCGCTGGCTGAGATGACCGTGGCCCATTCGACCACCGGGTCCTTCGGGGCCTTCGCCGAGTACTACATTTCGCCCCTCGCCGGATTCCTGGTGAAGTACCTCTACTGGTCCTGCGTTGTGCTGGCCGTGGGCACCGAAGTGCTTGCGATCGGGGACTACATGAAGCTGTGGTTCCCCGGAGTTCCTCCGCTGGTCTGGATCCTGTTGTTTGCCGGTGTCCTCATCGCGGTCAACATGTTCAACGTCAAGGCCTTCGGCACCCTGGAATACTGGTTCTCCAGCATCAAGGTGTTCGCCATCCTCGGATTCATCCTGCTCGCCGCCATCCTGGTCTTTGGAAAGCGAGAGGCTGGATACGGAATCCACAACTACACTGCCGAGGGCGGGTTCTTCCCCAACGGCGTGTCCGGCATGTGGGTGGCCGTGATTGTGGCGATCTTCAGCTACCTCTCGGTGGAGATGATCGCCATCGCTGCGGGCGAAGCGAAGGATCCGGGAACGGCCGTCAAGAAGGCTTTCAAGGTCACGGTATTCCGGCTCTTCCTCTTCTACATCCTGACCCTGGCGCTGATCCTGGCCATTGCACCCGTCAGCCAGATCCTTGCCGGAAACAGCCCCTTCGTCACCGTCATGCAGGTCATCGGCATCCCGTTCGCAGACTCCGTCATCAACGTCGTGGTGATTGTGGCTGCTCTTTCAGCCATGAATTCGCAGCTCTACATCTCCACACGCATGATGTTCAGCCTGTCCCGTGCAGGGCAGGCGCCCGCCGTGTTCGGAAGGCTCCACAAGAACGGATCCCCGGTCAACGCCCTGATTCTTTGCACAGGCGGGATCGCGGTCGCGGCCTGCGTATACGCCTTGAACCCGGAGTCGGGCTTCACCTTCATGATGGCGCTGTCCATGTTCGGGGCCATGGCCACCTGGCTCATGATCTTCGTGACCCACCTGGCGTTCCGACGCGCGGCGAAGCGAGACGGAACGGCTCTGTCATACAAGCTGCGTCTCTACCCGGCGGCGTCATGGGCCGGGGCCATCCTCATGGTTGCCATCATGGTCACGACCCTCTTCGTCGAGGCCTTCCGGATGACACTGATCTTCGGGGTTCCGTTCGCCCTCGGCATCGTCATCCTCTACTTTGTCCTGAAGAAGGGCCGCAGAGGCTCCGCTTCGGGAACCGCGGAGTCCGACGCCGACGGTTCTGCAACCGGCACCGCCGGCGGATCCGCCGTCGTCGGCTCCGATTTCGACGGCGACCGGAAACTGGAGGGGGCCGCGAACTCTTAG
- a CDS encoding DnaJ C-terminal domain-containing protein, giving the protein MASQDWVEKDFYAILGVAKDASDADIKKAYRKLARKYHPDTNSGDATAEKKFKDISEAYSVLSDAEERQQYDAIRAMGGARFAPGAARGGPANGGFEDLFGGLFGGGRQPAGAGGIPPEFADLFGGGFGGGQTGFQRAPQKGSDRTASTSISFAGSIHGTTVSLRESNGNVIDVKIPAGIRDGQKVRQRGKGNPGAAGNGDLIITVNVKPHDFFNRDGDNIRIHVPVTFAEAALGSNIHVPTLDGDTVTVRVPAGTPSGRTLRVKGRGVKTSKGTGDLLVTIDVSVPQNLNKEAEEAVKAFAAATADADPRHDLAAKARL; this is encoded by the coding sequence GTGGCCAGCCAGGACTGGGTTGAGAAGGATTTTTACGCCATCCTTGGTGTCGCCAAGGACGCCTCTGACGCTGATATTAAGAAGGCGTACCGCAAGCTTGCGCGGAAGTACCATCCGGATACCAATTCCGGGGATGCTACTGCGGAGAAGAAGTTCAAGGACATCTCGGAGGCCTATTCGGTGCTCTCGGATGCCGAGGAGCGCCAGCAATACGATGCCATTCGCGCCATGGGCGGGGCACGCTTCGCTCCGGGCGCAGCTCGCGGCGGGCCGGCCAATGGCGGCTTCGAGGACCTGTTCGGCGGGCTTTTCGGCGGCGGACGCCAGCCTGCCGGTGCCGGCGGCATCCCTCCCGAGTTCGCTGACCTGTTCGGCGGCGGCTTCGGCGGCGGACAGACCGGTTTCCAGCGCGCCCCCCAAAAGGGCAGCGACCGCACGGCGTCGACCTCAATTTCCTTTGCCGGCTCCATTCACGGCACCACGGTGAGCCTGCGCGAAAGCAACGGCAACGTCATCGACGTGAAGATTCCCGCGGGGATCAGGGACGGCCAGAAGGTCCGCCAGCGCGGCAAGGGCAACCCCGGCGCAGCTGGCAACGGGGACCTCATCATCACGGTGAACGTCAAGCCCCATGATTTCTTCAACCGCGACGGCGACAACATCCGCATCCACGTGCCGGTCACCTTCGCGGAGGCAGCCTTGGGTTCGAACATCCACGTGCCAACGCTCGACGGCGACACTGTCACCGTCCGCGTCCCGGCCGGCACGCCTTCCGGGCGAACGCTCCGGGTCAAGGGCCGCGGCGTCAAGACATCGAAGGGCACTGGGGACCTGCTGGTGACGATCGACGTCTCCGTCCCGCAGAACCTCAACAAAGAGGCCGAGGAGGCCGTCAAGGCATTCGCCGCGGCCACCGCCGACGCCGATCCTCGCCACGACCTGGCCGCCAAGGCCCGCTTGTAG
- a CDS encoding fumarylacetoacetate hydrolase family protein, which yields MKLATLRTADGGTTAALALGGNSYVPLPANDVGALLAVPDWRALAEAAFVAASGPGVVFAPAGELAPLLPRAGKVICCGLNYGDHIQEMGRELPEYPTLFAKYADTLIGPAETIHVHGSAKVDWEAELAVVVGSVLFRADEDQARAAIAGYTIANDVSMRDWQNRTLQWFQGKAFDGTTPVGPVMVTADEVDGDFEVRGYVNGELVQHGNTSTLVFEPAKLLSYISQFTILRPGDLVLTGTPGGVGMGMTPPRFLNDGDVLTTEIDGIGRLENQFRIHAPVPANA from the coding sequence ATGAAGCTGGCCACCTTACGGACAGCCGACGGGGGCACGACGGCGGCGCTCGCTTTGGGCGGGAACAGTTACGTACCGCTGCCGGCCAACGACGTCGGAGCACTTCTCGCCGTCCCGGACTGGCGCGCCCTGGCGGAAGCAGCGTTTGTTGCAGCGTCTGGACCGGGAGTCGTTTTCGCACCTGCCGGCGAGCTGGCACCTCTGCTTCCACGGGCCGGAAAAGTCATCTGCTGCGGGTTGAACTACGGCGACCACATTCAGGAGATGGGCCGCGAACTGCCGGAATACCCCACGCTCTTCGCGAAGTACGCGGACACCCTAATCGGGCCGGCTGAGACGATCCATGTCCACGGCAGCGCGAAGGTCGACTGGGAAGCCGAGCTGGCCGTCGTGGTCGGCTCCGTGCTGTTCCGCGCGGACGAGGACCAAGCCCGCGCGGCAATTGCCGGGTACACAATCGCCAACGACGTTTCCATGCGCGACTGGCAGAACCGCACGCTGCAGTGGTTTCAGGGCAAGGCGTTCGACGGAACCACCCCGGTAGGCCCAGTCATGGTGACCGCGGACGAGGTCGACGGCGACTTCGAGGTCCGCGGTTATGTCAACGGCGAGCTGGTGCAGCACGGGAACACCAGCACCTTGGTGTTCGAACCGGCGAAACTCCTTTCCTACATCTCCCAGTTCACTATCCTGCGCCCCGGAGACCTTGTCCTGACCGGTACGCCCGGCGGAGTCGGCATGGGTATGACACCGCCGCGCTTCCTGAACGACGGCGATGTCCTCACCACCGAAATCGACGGGATCGGAAGGCTGGAAAACCAATTCAGAATCCACGCACCCGTCCCCGCCAACGCCTAG
- a CDS encoding CG0192-related protein, protein MAIIHRATLSPSKLELIEKFLPVQQWFTKDGSAPPELLGAYRFDDPDGEVGLETHLVSHGGKVYQVALSYRGSELHGGRDSLLGTMEHSVLGTRWVYDACADPVYVAALATAILTGQQEAEEFVDVDGAMVPRKSSVNVKGSGTPGGEVPELSPAAPITGDGVTSIEAGELTLLVNRVLDLGTQGSEDSASLRGTWAGQEAPVLLASLLRP, encoded by the coding sequence ATGGCTATCATCCATCGAGCAACCCTGAGTCCCAGCAAACTTGAACTCATCGAAAAGTTCTTGCCCGTCCAGCAGTGGTTCACCAAGGATGGCTCCGCGCCGCCCGAGCTGCTCGGCGCGTACCGCTTCGATGATCCGGACGGCGAAGTCGGCCTCGAGACCCACCTGGTCTCCCACGGCGGCAAGGTCTACCAGGTTGCCCTGAGCTACCGGGGTTCGGAATTGCACGGCGGGAGGGACTCGCTGCTCGGCACCATGGAACACTCGGTGCTGGGCACGAGGTGGGTGTACGACGCCTGCGCCGATCCCGTCTACGTCGCTGCCCTGGCCACCGCCATCCTCACGGGACAGCAGGAAGCAGAAGAGTTCGTGGACGTGGACGGTGCCATGGTGCCGCGCAAGAGTTCGGTCAACGTCAAAGGCAGCGGAACGCCCGGTGGCGAAGTCCCGGAGCTGAGCCCGGCAGCCCCGATCACCGGAGACGGCGTCACCAGCATCGAAGCCGGCGAGCTCACACTGCTGGTGAACCGTGTCCTCGATCTGGGCACACAGGGTTCGGAAGATTCGGCTTCCCTGAGGGGTACGTGGGCCGGTCAGGAAGCGCCCGTGCTGCTGGCGTCCCTCTTGCGACCCTAG
- a CDS encoding heat shock protein transcriptional repressor HspR, whose protein sequence is MGIDINQPIFVISVAAELADMHPQTLRQYDRLGIVSPSRAPGKSRRYSQRDIDRLREVQRLSQEGVSLEGIKRILDLENQVAALQFRVAELSEELQRRRSPMEARIFAAGAAGDVVSLARGQRPRARSQAVVVWRPRPGE, encoded by the coding sequence ATGGGCATCGACATCAACCAGCCGATCTTCGTCATCTCCGTCGCGGCCGAACTGGCTGACATGCACCCGCAGACCCTGCGCCAGTACGACCGCCTCGGCATCGTGTCGCCGAGCCGTGCCCCGGGCAAGTCCCGGCGTTACTCCCAACGGGACATCGACCGCTTGCGCGAGGTCCAGCGGCTCTCCCAGGAGGGCGTGTCCCTCGAGGGCATCAAGCGCATCCTCGATCTCGAAAACCAGGTGGCCGCGCTGCAGTTCCGCGTGGCCGAGTTGAGCGAGGAACTGCAGCGCCGGCGGAGCCCGATGGAGGCCCGTATTTTTGCTGCGGGAGCAGCGGGCGACGTCGTCAGTCTGGCCCGCGGGCAGCGCCCCCGGGCGCGGTCCCAGGCAGTTGTTGTCTGGCGGCCGCGTCCGGGGGAGTAA
- a CDS encoding bifunctional salicylyl-CoA 5-hydroxylase/oxidoreductase, translating into MKIAIVGGGPGGLYFAALMKQLDPSHKITLWERNAASDTFGFGVVFSDETLGGIGNADAVVAEYMGRRFARWSDIDIHFGGETVTVGGQGFAAMSRKELLELLQRRCAELGVDLRFQTVAPPVEELEANYDLVLAADGINSQIRAKYADSFTPSLDLRPNKFMWLGTDQVFEAFKFFVKETEWGVMQIHGYPYSDEGSTFIVEMHEDVWRAAGFDETASDVLPPGVSDEKAIAKIRTIFEEELDGYEVLSNNSKWINFTTVRNESWRHNNVVLLGDAAHTAHFSIGSGTKLAMEDSLALAACLHEHPDVESALSAYEAERRPVVASTQRAAQASLEWFERIAQYKEQDPTQFAFNLLTRSRRITQENLRLRDPEFADAVDRNFAESQGLTETAPAMFQPFRIGGLELKNRIVVSPMDMYSAVDGVPGDFHKVHLGSKALGGAGLVMTEMVCVSKSGRITPGCTGLYTDTQRDSWKEIVDFVHANSTAKIGAQLGHSGRKGSTKLMWEGIDEPLASGNWQAVGPTALPYGPGNKTPVELDHAGMAAIKAEFVAATLRAEEAGFDLLEVHAAHGYLLSSFLSPVSNRRTDAYGGSMENRLRFPLEVFDAVRAAWPASKPVTVRISATDWIEGGNTSDDSLDIARAFVAHGAAGIDVSTGQVAKEEQPAFGRSYQTPFADRIRQEVAAPAGAAVIAVGAISSYDDVNSILLAGRADLVALGRTHLYDAQWTLHAAAEQEYQGPGAQWVPQFRAGRRKPPSSRTDAVRPRLSLLKERESDADNTHLRWTPRAVSAPALAN; encoded by the coding sequence ATGAAAATCGCAATCGTAGGAGGCGGCCCCGGCGGCCTGTACTTCGCGGCATTGATGAAGCAACTCGACCCGTCACACAAGATCACCCTCTGGGAACGCAACGCCGCCAGCGACACTTTCGGTTTCGGCGTCGTATTCTCCGATGAGACGCTCGGCGGCATAGGCAACGCCGACGCGGTGGTGGCCGAGTACATGGGCCGGCGCTTCGCCCGCTGGTCCGACATCGACATCCATTTCGGCGGGGAAACGGTGACGGTGGGCGGCCAGGGCTTTGCGGCCATGAGTCGCAAGGAACTGTTGGAACTGCTTCAGCGCCGGTGCGCCGAGCTCGGCGTCGACCTGCGTTTCCAGACCGTTGCGCCGCCGGTTGAGGAGCTTGAGGCCAACTATGACCTGGTCCTCGCAGCGGATGGCATCAACTCCCAGATCCGCGCGAAGTACGCGGACTCCTTCACTCCAAGCCTGGATCTGCGGCCCAACAAGTTCATGTGGCTGGGTACGGACCAGGTGTTCGAGGCGTTCAAGTTCTTCGTCAAGGAAACCGAATGGGGAGTCATGCAGATCCATGGCTACCCGTATTCCGACGAAGGATCCACGTTCATTGTCGAGATGCACGAGGACGTGTGGCGGGCTGCCGGCTTCGACGAGACCGCTTCCGACGTGTTACCTCCCGGGGTCTCGGATGAAAAGGCGATTGCCAAGATCCGCACGATCTTTGAGGAGGAACTCGACGGCTACGAGGTCCTGTCCAACAACTCCAAATGGATCAACTTCACCACCGTGCGTAACGAGAGCTGGCGCCACAACAATGTCGTGTTGCTCGGCGACGCGGCTCATACCGCACACTTCTCCATCGGTTCCGGAACCAAACTGGCCATGGAGGACTCCCTGGCACTCGCCGCGTGCCTGCACGAGCACCCGGACGTGGAGTCGGCGTTGTCTGCCTATGAAGCGGAGCGTCGTCCGGTTGTCGCATCCACCCAGCGCGCCGCCCAGGCTTCGCTTGAATGGTTCGAACGGATCGCCCAATACAAGGAGCAGGATCCGACGCAGTTCGCCTTCAACCTCCTCACGCGGAGCCGCCGCATCACACAGGAAAACCTGCGGCTGCGCGACCCGGAATTCGCCGACGCCGTGGACCGCAACTTCGCCGAGTCCCAAGGACTGACGGAGACTGCCCCGGCCATGTTCCAACCGTTCCGGATCGGTGGACTGGAGCTCAAGAACCGCATTGTGGTCTCCCCCATGGACATGTACTCCGCGGTGGATGGTGTCCCGGGCGACTTCCACAAAGTGCACCTCGGTTCCAAGGCACTTGGCGGCGCCGGATTGGTCATGACCGAAATGGTGTGTGTTTCCAAGAGCGGGCGGATCACCCCAGGATGCACCGGCCTGTACACGGACACACAGCGAGACAGCTGGAAGGAAATCGTGGACTTCGTCCACGCCAACTCGACGGCCAAGATCGGTGCGCAGCTGGGTCATTCCGGCCGCAAGGGCTCCACCAAGCTCATGTGGGAAGGCATCGACGAACCGCTCGCATCCGGCAACTGGCAGGCCGTTGGACCGACGGCCCTGCCATACGGTCCCGGCAACAAGACGCCGGTGGAACTCGACCACGCAGGAATGGCCGCCATCAAGGCTGAGTTCGTCGCCGCGACCCTCCGTGCCGAAGAGGCAGGCTTCGACCTCCTTGAGGTCCATGCCGCCCACGGCTACCTGCTTTCCTCGTTCCTCTCGCCGGTGTCCAACCGCCGGACGGACGCGTACGGTGGCAGCATGGAGAACCGCCTGCGGTTCCCCCTGGAAGTGTTCGACGCCGTCCGTGCGGCGTGGCCTGCCAGCAAGCCTGTGACAGTACGCATCTCGGCGACGGACTGGATCGAAGGCGGCAACACCTCAGACGACTCGCTCGACATCGCGCGGGCATTCGTGGCTCATGGCGCCGCGGGCATCGACGTCTCCACCGGCCAGGTCGCCAAGGAAGAACAACCGGCTTTCGGCCGAAGCTACCAGACGCCGTTCGCCGACCGAATCCGCCAGGAGGTCGCCGCACCCGCCGGAGCAGCCGTCATCGCCGTCGGTGCCATCTCCAGCTACGACGACGTCAACTCCATCCTCCTCGCAGGACGGGCCGACCTCGTGGCCCTGGGCCGGACGCACCTGTACGACGCTCAGTGGACCCTCCACGCCGCAGCCGAGCAGGAATACCAAGGCCCCGGGGCGCAGTGGGTGCCGCAGTTCCGGGCGGGCCGACGCAAACCGCCAAGTTCCCGCACGGATGCCGTTAGGCCCAGGCTTTCACTCTTGAAAGAGCGCGAGTCCGACGCCGACAACACGCACCTGCGATGGACCCCGAGAGCAGTCTCCGCGCCCGCACTGGCCAACTAG
- a CDS encoding RidA family protein, with product MSHKTVNPGSLPKPSGFAHGMLAGNTLFLGGQTALDKDMNIVPGGIVEQFTQAFSNVLTTLREAGGLPEDLVSVTIYLTDVDDYMANGREIGRIWREMAGSEYPAMAGIGVTRLWQKEALIEIQGIAVIPER from the coding sequence ATGAGCCACAAGACCGTCAATCCAGGTTCGCTCCCGAAGCCGTCGGGCTTTGCGCACGGAATGCTTGCCGGAAACACGCTGTTCTTGGGTGGCCAGACGGCCCTGGACAAGGACATGAACATCGTTCCCGGCGGGATCGTGGAACAGTTCACGCAGGCGTTTTCCAATGTGCTGACCACCCTGCGCGAAGCCGGCGGACTACCTGAGGACCTGGTCAGCGTGACCATTTACCTCACCGACGTGGACGACTACATGGCCAACGGCCGCGAGATTGGTCGGATCTGGCGCGAAATGGCCGGTTCTGAGTATCCCGCGATGGCCGGAATCGGTGTCACCCGGCTGTGGCAGAAGGAAGCCCTCATCGAGATCCAAGGCATCGCCGTCATTCCGGAGCGCTAG